A single region of the Massilia sp. erpn genome encodes:
- the yfcF gene encoding glutathione transferase: MSLKLYADSAFTSPYALSVFVALKEKGLSFELETVDLDAAANKNPAYRAQALTGRVPCLIHDGFALTESSAICEYLDEVFPAPAQRALYPAAPQERAVARQIQAWLRSDLPALRTERSTHTVFYQRAERPLSAAAQEDAERLLSAAERWIQGEYLFEDWSIADTDLAVMLSRLVMNGDPVPQKLKDYVARQWQRESVQEWLKRINR, translated from the coding sequence ATGAGCCTCAAACTGTATGCCGACAGTGCGTTCACCAGCCCTTACGCCCTGTCCGTTTTTGTCGCCCTGAAGGAAAAAGGCCTGTCCTTCGAGCTGGAAACCGTCGATCTCGATGCCGCCGCCAACAAGAACCCGGCCTATCGCGCCCAAGCCCTGACCGGCCGCGTTCCCTGCCTGATCCACGATGGTTTCGCACTGACCGAATCGAGCGCCATCTGCGAGTATCTGGATGAAGTCTTCCCGGCGCCAGCCCAGCGCGCCCTGTACCCGGCCGCGCCGCAGGAACGCGCCGTCGCGCGCCAGATCCAGGCCTGGCTGCGCAGCGACCTGCCGGCCCTGCGCACCGAGCGCAGCACGCATACCGTGTTCTACCAGCGCGCCGAGCGGCCCCTGTCCGCCGCCGCGCAGGAGGATGCCGAACGCCTGCTGTCCGCCGCCGAGCGCTGGATACAGGGAGAGTACCTGTTCGAAGACTGGAGCATTGCGGACACCGATCTGGCCGTCATGCTCAGCCGCCTGGTCATGAACGGCGATCCGGTGCCGCAAAAGCTCAAGGATTACGTGGCCCGCCAATGGCAGCGCGAATCCGTGCAGGAATGGCTGAAGCGCATCAACCGCTGA
- a CDS encoding ATP-binding protein, producing the protein MQLPAIFRSLPQHEALGRLVWMRAIALSFETCGVLAAALWLDVFLPIEAALVVMALLASFNMWSWWRMQNPRPVGEIGLFYQLLVDVLALSALLYLTGGATNPFVSLYLPALAVAAAILPLALALVLAIAALAAYSAMITHYVPLHVMDHHMAMNYHLVGMWINFALSAGLITWFVGRRSRTLRERDAQLALAREQHLKSAQMIALGTQAASAAHEMGTPLSTIALIADDLKHDFAQDANFAAYRADIATIETQIALCKASLQRLGAAAPGTVVPVADWLAQFIEKWRLRCPATKLKLALPPSEARIGNAQDLAQILLILLDNAAFAASRADTELAITLSVAGANAWIRIEDHGPGIARELLKRLGGEQVKSTSGGQGIGLMLAFATASQIGGRIDLTSTPGTGTTATVTIPLHEA; encoded by the coding sequence ATGCAACTACCCGCCATTTTCCGTTCGCTACCGCAGCACGAAGCACTTGGCCGCCTGGTCTGGATGCGCGCCATCGCGCTCTCCTTCGAAACCTGCGGCGTGCTCGCGGCGGCGCTCTGGCTCGACGTCTTCCTGCCCATCGAAGCCGCGCTGGTCGTCATGGCCCTGCTGGCCAGCTTCAATATGTGGTCCTGGTGGCGCATGCAGAATCCGCGGCCGGTGGGAGAAATCGGCCTGTTCTACCAATTGCTGGTCGACGTGCTGGCCCTGTCGGCCCTGCTTTACCTGACGGGCGGCGCCACCAATCCCTTCGTTTCGCTGTATCTGCCGGCGCTGGCCGTGGCTGCCGCCATCCTGCCGCTGGCCCTGGCCCTGGTGCTCGCCATTGCCGCGCTGGCCGCCTACTCGGCCATGATCACCCACTATGTGCCGCTGCATGTGATGGACCACCACATGGCCATGAACTACCACCTGGTCGGCATGTGGATCAATTTCGCGCTGTCGGCCGGCCTGATCACCTGGTTTGTCGGCCGCCGCTCGCGCACCCTGCGCGAGCGCGACGCCCAGCTGGCGCTGGCGCGCGAGCAGCACCTGAAAAGTGCGCAGATGATCGCGCTCGGCACCCAGGCCGCCAGCGCCGCCCACGAGATGGGTACGCCGCTCTCCACCATCGCCCTGATCGCCGACGACCTCAAGCACGACTTTGCGCAGGACGCCAACTTCGCCGCCTACCGCGCCGACATCGCCACCATCGAAACCCAGATTGCGCTGTGCAAGGCCTCGCTGCAGCGTCTGGGCGCCGCGGCGCCGGGCACGGTGGTGCCGGTGGCCGACTGGCTGGCCCAGTTCATTGAAAAATGGCGGCTGCGCTGTCCGGCGACCAAGCTCAAGCTGGCGCTGCCGCCCAGCGAGGCGCGCATCGGCAATGCCCAGGATCTGGCCCAGATCCTGCTCATCCTGCTCGACAACGCCGCCTTTGCCGCCAGCCGCGCCGATACCGAACTGGCCATTACGCTGAGCGTGGCCGGCGCCAACGCCTGGATCCGCATCGAAGACCACGGCCCCGGCATTGCGCGCGAGCTGCTGAAGCGGCTGGGCGGCGAGCAGGTCAAGAGCACCTCGGGCGGCCAGGGCATCGGCCTGATGCTGGCCTTCGCCACGGCCAGCCAGATCGGCGGCCGCATCGACCTCACTTCCACCCCCGGCACCGGCACCACGGCCACCGTCACCATCCCGCTGCATGAAGCCTAA
- a CDS encoding response regulator transcription factor: protein MKPKLLILDDNEVFAATLARSLGRRGLDVSVAHSGEAAMQAAAQTAFDYATIDLHLASDSGLQWIAPLRQALPQARLLVLTGYASIATTVHAIKLGADDYLAKPANVDSILSALQFQAEESAPLPEPQQLIPMTVERLEWEHIQRILIENQGNISSTARALNMHRRTLQRKLGKKPVSK, encoded by the coding sequence ATGAAGCCTAAACTTCTCATCCTCGACGACAACGAAGTCTTTGCCGCCACCCTGGCCCGCTCGCTGGGCCGGCGCGGCCTTGACGTGAGCGTCGCCCACAGCGGCGAAGCGGCGATGCAGGCCGCTGCCCAGACGGCCTTTGACTACGCCACCATCGACCTGCACTTGGCCAGCGATTCGGGCCTGCAATGGATCGCGCCGCTGCGCCAGGCCCTGCCGCAGGCGCGCCTGCTGGTGCTGACCGGCTACGCCAGCATCGCCACCACCGTGCACGCCATCAAGCTCGGTGCGGACGACTATCTGGCGAAGCCGGCCAATGTCGACTCCATCCTGTCCGCGCTGCAATTCCAGGCCGAGGAAAGCGCGCCGCTGCCCGAACCGCAGCAGCTGATTCCGATGACGGTCGAGCGTCTGGAGTGGGAACACATCCAGCGAATTCTTATAGAAAATCAAGGAAATATCTCTTCGACGGCGCGCGCCCTGAACATGCACCGGCGCACCCTGCA